Within the BD1-7 clade bacterium genome, the region CAACCGTCACACCGTAATCCAATTCCAACCGTGCCAAGAAGTCTAACACGCTATTAAAGGCGACCCGATCGAACCACACCTGGGCTTCATCATTACCGTTCGGCTGAAAACGTGTCACTCTCAAGTTCGAGCGATCAGCTGCCATCTGCGATAGTTGAGACATCGATCGGTTGGCGAACGTTGCATTGCCTGCACCGGCACCGCCAGACTTTTGAATGGTTTGTACCGCGCTTTCCATCCAGCTCAAGGTTTCAGAAGATGCTTTAGTTCGGGATTGATAGAGGCGTGTTTCATCCCCTAACTCCGCATAGAAATAAAATATCAGCGTTGCGATCGCAGCGATCGTACCGCCAATCAAAATAATCTGTTCGCGCTTTTCGAGCGCATTAAACCAGGCTTTCATCGTTTATCCTGTAATCCGCAAACGTGCACGCAGTAGCTCACCCTGCGCATTACTGTTTTGAATTTCCGGGCTCAGCCCCGCGGATTTGATACCGTTCATTACTGATTGAAGGGTGTCGTAATCTTTGACCAATAGATCAATACGAATCTCACTCTTACGATTATCGTAATTCAAGGCATTAAAACTATGCACATTGTACTCAGCCATAACCCGGCCGACTTTTTCCATCGATTCAATAAAGCCAGCGCCACTTCCTGCACCGGCAGCAGTTTTTAGCTTTCGCTCAAGTTGCTTGCGATGATCAACGATCGCGCCGCGGGGAATCACCTTACGGAATAATTGATCCATTTGTTCACGATTTACCTGATACTCTGATTCTAAGCGAGACAGCTCAAAACTTTTCAATGTGTAGTCTGCAATCATGGCAACAAACAGGGCAATCAGCACCCAGCGCCACGGTTGAACATACATCATCCATTCTTGCACATAGGCAAATGGCCCATGCAATAGGTTCCATTTCTTCTGTGCCGTCTCAAACCCGGCTTGCAACATCATCGGGTAGTCATTGCTATTTAGCTGAACCAAATGTTGCAAGGTATCAGGTACGAATGCTTGCGCCTCACTGGATTCAGATGCATCAACCACCAACCCAATCGAAGCCGGTAGTTCAGAATAACCTTCAGTCATCAACTCCAGTGTTAGACCGAGGTTGGGGCCATCAATAGATAGACATTGATCGTCTGTCTGCACTACAAATTCATTATCGGTATAGAACAATTGCCATTCACAATCACGTGCAGGTACCAACTTGGGTTCAGCGATACAGTGGGTCGGCTTGATACCGTTTTCACTGAACAGCGCTAGCATATCCGCCAGTAGTTGTTGATCCACGGCAACGACATCGACGGCGCTCTCAGGGTGCTCTGCATTTTTATTACTAACCAAATGCAAATCGTCTGCTTCGGTCAGCAGCGTTTCTTCCAACATGAATGGAATGGCTTTCAGAATGTGCTTTTTCTCTTTGGCCGAAAACGTAATCGTTCGACAGGCGAGATCCAAACCGGGTACAACCAATACCCAAGCTTTAACACCTTCATGCTGTTGATAGTAATCAACCAGCGCTTCCAGAGAGCCCTCAAAGCGCTCAGCCGCAACCGCCTCCTTGGAGGTCGCGAACCAGCGATAGTGATCGTCGTGTGGCCGTATAAAAACGTTCATCGTTATCTTCTGTGTTTCGGCTCAGGTCATGGCCTGAGTTTTATAATCCACCGGTGCTGCGCACAAGCACTTTAATAGTACCATTCTCTCGCGAAATTACACTGGACATGGTCTGTGTCAGGTCTTGCAGCTGTACAACGCTTTCGAGAATAAAAAAGTCAGAATACAGCGCCAACGGAGCCTGTGTACTATTTGCCCCATTAGGCCATAAACGAATACCATTACCGGCACTTTCTGCAGCAGCAAAATCAATAAAACCACCGGCTTGTGCTTCAACAACCGATTTGACGTCATCAATCGTTAATGGCGGTGGTGGCTGAAAATTCTTTTTACCATCAATCTGGGTACTGAGCCGCTGATAATCATTACTGTAAACAAAGATACTACGCAGTAGAGGTTCACTCGCCGTATTGACGTTAATCAGCATAGTCGTGCCCTGCGCTGGCCAAACTGAGAGGTCATAACGGATACGCTCATAGAGTACGACAGGCATGTTACAAATTAGCCTCAACTCGGTGACCGATGTAAACGGTTTATTCGATGCCCGATGCCCAACTCGCTCAGGTAAACTATAGTAGGCATCATCTTCGCAACCATCAAAGCCGACTGGATTTTGGTTTTCATCAATCCAGTCAATAACCGCTGCAGTGATTCCCCGTGCTTGATCTTCCGTCACCTGAAAGTTTTCATCGTTGTACGCCTGCAACAAGCGCATAAAGATGCCTTGTTCAATCGTATAAGGAATCTGCGGTGGCGTCGCACCCGCCGTGTTTTCTATTCCATTGGTCAGGCTATTAAGGTTAAAACGCCCCTGAAGGTCATAAATACGACCTGTATAGGCACCACCTTCAACGGTAAACGGCGGTGCTTCCTGCGCCCAAAACTCAGCCAGTGTATCCGTGCGTGGGTCAGACAGTTTGGCATCTTGTTCGAGATCCAGCATCAGAAAGCGCATGGCAATGCCTTCAACACCCAATAAATAGGAGTAGGCTTGCTGGGCCAACAACTGGTTGCTCACGCGACGCAGCGAAAAATTATGCTGTACGGTCATCCCGGCGGCAATCACAGTCACTAGGCTGAGTATCAACATGGCAACTACCAGGGCGGCACCCTGTTGTGGTTTGGAACGCCTAATCATTGCCAGCCA harbors:
- the gspK gene encoding Putative type II secretion system protein K; the protein is MIRRSKPQQGAALVVAMLILSLVTVIAAGMTVQHNFSLRRVSNQLLAQQAYSYLLGVEGIAMRFLMLDLEQDAKLSDPRTDTLAEFWAQEAPPFTVEGGAYTGRIYDLQGRFNLNSLTNGIENTAGATPPQIPYTIEQGIFMRLLQAYNDENFQVTEDQARGITAAVIDWIDENQNPVGFDGCEDDAYYSLPERVGHRASNKPFTSVTELRLICNMPVVLYERIRYDLSVWPAQGTTMLINVNTASEPLLRSIFVYSNDYQRLSTQIDGKKNFQPPPPLTIDDVKSVVEAQAGGFIDFAAAESAGNGIRLWPNGANSTQAPLALYSDFFILESVVQLQDLTQTMSSVISRENGTIKVLVRSTGGL
- the epsM gene encoding Type II secretion system protein M: MKAWFNALEKREQIILIGGTIAAIATLIFYFYAELGDETRLYQSRTKASSETLSWMESAVQTIQKSGGAGAGNATFANRSMSQLSQMAADRSNLRVTRFQPNGNDEAQVWFDRVAFNSVLDFLARLELDYGVTVETAAINSANSPGVVNARIKFSR
- the epsL gene encoding Type II secretion system protein L; amino-acid sequence: MNVFIRPHDDHYRWFATSKEAVAAERFEGSLEALVDYYQQHEGVKAWVLVVPGLDLACRTITFSAKEKKHILKAIPFMLEETLLTEADDLHLVSNKNAEHPESAVDVVAVDQQLLADMLALFSENGIKPTHCIAEPKLVPARDCEWQLFYTDNEFVVQTDDQCLSIDGPNLGLTLELMTEGYSELPASIGLVVDASESSEAQAFVPDTLQHLVQLNSNDYPMMLQAGFETAQKKWNLLHGPFAYVQEWMMYVQPWRWVLIALFVAMIADYTLKSFELSRLESEYQVNREQMDQLFRKVIPRGAIVDHRKQLERKLKTAAGAGSGAGFIESMEKVGRVMAEYNVHSFNALNYDNRKSEIRIDLLVKDYDTLQSVMNGIKSAGLSPEIQNSNAQGELLRARLRITG